A single region of the Mechercharimyces sp. CAU 1602 genome encodes:
- a CDS encoding SpoIIIAH-like family protein — MSMNKQTVWLVTMLTLMVVLSAYYIVTGPVEPAEQGNKEAAEKVDADVKTKSGVGEPSEEAVKEAGDYFVGYQMERQALRSKLSSEYMEKITDPAASEEQIDEAQAKLNELMEVDNTETVLEELIREEGYQDAVVINNDAHVNVIVQSDQLKSAQVVKLVTLTKKQMGVAANQVSVTYRP, encoded by the coding sequence ATGTCTATGAATAAGCAAACGGTATGGTTGGTTACGATGCTCACGTTGATGGTGGTACTATCAGCTTATTATATTGTGACAGGACCTGTAGAACCTGCGGAACAAGGAAATAAAGAAGCGGCTGAAAAAGTGGATGCGGATGTGAAGACAAAGTCGGGTGTAGGAGAGCCGAGTGAGGAGGCTGTTAAGGAAGCAGGGGATTATTTTGTGGGCTATCAGATGGAAAGACAGGCGCTTCGCTCTAAACTCTCATCTGAATATATGGAAAAAATAACAGACCCTGCTGCCTCGGAAGAGCAAATTGATGAAGCGCAAGCGAAGCTAAATGAGTTGATGGAAGTAGATAATACCGAAACAGTGTTAGAAGAATTGATCCGGGAAGAGGGATATCAAGATGCAGTAGTGATCAATAATGATGCGCATGTAAATGTGATTGTGCAAAGTGATCAACTTAAATCAGCACAAGTTGTAAAACTCGTAACATTGACAAAAAAACAAATGGGTGTGGCTGCTAATCAGGTTTCTGTAACATACCGCCCTTAG
- the accB gene encoding acetyl-CoA carboxylase biotin carboxyl carrier protein, whose protein sequence is MPLRMHELRELIKLVDESQIEEFKLENEGTKIKIKKPSSRSEIPKSVETATQTQVQEERSLPPTQQENAVPVIETEKSTTASSSPSGEEKAPAKVESDVNLHEITSPMVGTFYRAPAPDQAPYTEQGSKVEETSVVCIIEAMKLMNEIEAEVRGEVVNILVENGQLVEYGQPLFQVKTTS, encoded by the coding sequence ATGCCACTTAGAATGCATGAGTTGCGCGAACTGATTAAACTAGTCGATGAATCACAGATTGAGGAATTTAAACTTGAAAATGAAGGTACTAAGATCAAGATTAAGAAGCCATCGTCACGATCAGAAATTCCTAAGTCCGTAGAGACAGCAACCCAGACGCAGGTACAAGAGGAACGTTCACTACCTCCAACTCAACAGGAGAATGCGGTACCTGTAATAGAGACTGAAAAGTCAACCACCGCCTCCTCTTCTCCTTCTGGGGAGGAAAAAGCACCGGCTAAGGTGGAAAGCGATGTTAATTTACATGAGATCACCTCTCCGATGGTGGGCACATTTTATCGTGCCCCTGCACCAGATCAAGCCCCTTATACCGAACAAGGGAGCAAGGTAGAGGAAACGTCAGTGGTCTGTATTATTGAAGCGATGAAGCTGATGAATGAAATTGAGGCTGAAGTACGGGGTGAAGTGGTTAACATCCTAGTTGAAAATGGACAACTTGTCGAATACGGACAACCACTATTTCAAGTAAAAACCACCTCGTAG
- the accC gene encoding acetyl-CoA carboxylase biotin carboxylase subunit translates to MFQKILIANRGEIAIRVIRACQELGIQTVAVYSQADEDALHVRLADEAYCIGPAPSRESYLNMTNLMSIATLTGVDAIHPGYGFLSENADFAELCAACNITFIGPDPKAMTQMGDKTTARKTMESAGVPVVPGTEGIISSTEEAAQRARTIGFPVIVKATAGGGGKGMRVVHSEAELIRAVQTAQQEAEANFGNPGVYLEKYLVEPRHVEVQVMADKHGNVIHLGERDCSIQRRYQKLIEEAPSPALQPELREKMGQAAVAAAKAVQYTGAGTIEFLLDRDHHFYFMEMNTRIQVEHPVTEMVTGVDLVREQICVAAGLPLSVKQEEIKLNGWSIECRINAEDPERKFMPSPGTITFYLPPGGLGVRVDSAAYPGYHIPPFYDSMIAKLIVWGKDRDEALVRMKRALGEFSIEGVKTTIPYHLKLLRHPRFISGDVHIQFLESTVLSEEEDE, encoded by the coding sequence ATGTTTCAAAAAATATTGATCGCCAATCGTGGTGAGATCGCTATTCGTGTCATTCGGGCTTGTCAGGAGTTAGGGATACAAACAGTGGCCGTTTACTCCCAGGCAGACGAAGATGCTCTTCATGTTCGTCTAGCCGATGAGGCGTACTGTATTGGTCCAGCACCTTCTAGAGAAAGTTACTTAAATATGACCAATTTGATGAGCATCGCTACGCTAACTGGGGTCGATGCTATTCACCCCGGATATGGATTTTTATCTGAAAACGCCGATTTTGCTGAGCTGTGCGCGGCATGTAATATCACTTTTATTGGTCCCGATCCGAAGGCAATGACCCAAATGGGGGATAAAACAACCGCACGCAAAACGATGGAATCCGCCGGCGTACCAGTCGTTCCTGGGACGGAGGGCATTATTTCGTCTACGGAGGAAGCGGCCCAACGTGCACGTACAATCGGATTTCCTGTTATCGTTAAGGCAACTGCTGGAGGTGGCGGGAAAGGGATGCGTGTTGTTCACAGTGAAGCGGAATTGATCCGTGCTGTACAGACAGCGCAACAAGAGGCGGAAGCCAACTTCGGCAATCCAGGGGTATATTTAGAAAAGTACTTAGTAGAACCACGGCATGTGGAAGTTCAGGTGATGGCTGATAAGCACGGTAACGTGATTCATCTAGGTGAAAGGGATTGTTCAATCCAACGGCGCTATCAAAAGTTAATTGAAGAAGCGCCCTCACCAGCCCTCCAACCTGAATTGCGGGAAAAGATGGGGCAAGCAGCAGTAGCTGCTGCCAAAGCAGTACAATACACAGGTGCGGGTACGATCGAATTCTTATTGGATCGTGATCATCATTTCTATTTTATGGAAATGAATACACGCATTCAAGTTGAGCATCCCGTGACGGAAATGGTTACAGGGGTGGATCTCGTACGAGAGCAAATTTGTGTTGCCGCAGGACTTCCGTTATCTGTAAAACAAGAAGAGATTAAACTGAATGGCTGGTCGATCGAGTGCCGTATCAATGCAGAAGATCCAGAACGTAAATTTATGCCTTCACCGGGGACGATTACCTTTTATCTTCCTCCAGGTGGTTTAGGCGTTCGTGTGGATAGTGCAGCATATCCTGGCTATCACATCCCGCCCTTTTACGACTCTATGATTGCTAAACTTATCGTTTGGGGGAAAGATCGTGATGAGGCGCTCGTCCGTATGAAGCGAGCTCTCGGGGAGTTTTCGATTGAGGGAGTAAAGACAACGATCCCATACCATTTAAAACTTTTGCGTCACCCTCGTTTTATTTCCGGTGATGTTCATATACAATTCTTAGAGAGCACCGTATTGTCAGAGGAGGAAGACGAATGA
- a CDS encoding Asp23/Gls24 family envelope stress response protein, protein MTEMKDYHKSTKLGKIEIAPEVIQTIAALAAIEVKGVLGLSGGGVVKDITQWLGRKNAKQGVRVHIDEGLSLEVSLVIEYGHFIPDIGKSVQEKIKNAIEMMTGLHVETVRVKINHVQFPKPEKEESSETKKPK, encoded by the coding sequence ATGACGGAAATGAAGGACTATCATAAAAGCACAAAATTAGGGAAGATCGAAATTGCACCCGAAGTGATTCAGACCATTGCAGCATTGGCGGCGATCGAAGTAAAAGGTGTCCTTGGATTAAGCGGTGGAGGAGTCGTCAAGGATATTACACAATGGTTGGGTCGTAAAAATGCTAAACAAGGTGTGCGCGTTCATATAGATGAGGGCCTTTCTTTAGAAGTTTCCCTAGTTATTGAATATGGCCACTTTATTCCTGATATTGGAAAATCGGTGCAAGAAAAAATTAAAAATGCGATTGAAATGATGACAGGTCTCCACGTGGAGACGGTACGAGTGAAGATTAACCATGTGCAATTTCCTAAACCGGAGAAAGAAGAAAGTAGCGAAACCAAAAAACCGAAATAA
- the amaP gene encoding alkaline shock response membrane anchor protein AmaP, with translation MRIVDRLLTLLLGLLIVGVSLFGIWISMFASFAHIDLELYGDTGKWLVLIISGMLLALSVRLCFVTLRRQKRLTGVEMSLSSGHLHISSATLESLALSAVEQVGGARDLTAKVYVEEHQPTIGILLRLSVDGKSSIPHLAEQMQHQVKSHVEGTAGVVVESIAVYVENTVEKTKSRMRIG, from the coding sequence ATGCGGATCGTTGATCGACTGCTCACCCTGTTACTTGGTCTGTTGATAGTAGGTGTATCTTTATTCGGAATCTGGATCAGCATGTTTGCTTCATTTGCCCATATAGATTTAGAGCTCTATGGAGATACGGGAAAGTGGTTGGTGCTGATTATCAGTGGAATGCTACTAGCTTTAAGCGTTCGTCTTTGTTTTGTTACTCTGCGTCGTCAGAAGCGACTCACAGGTGTGGAGATGTCCCTTTCCTCAGGGCATCTTCATATCTCATCTGCGACATTGGAAAGCCTGGCACTAAGTGCGGTAGAGCAGGTTGGAGGAGCTCGCGATTTGACAGCTAAAGTGTATGTTGAGGAGCACCAACCTACAATTGGTATTCTGTTGCGACTATCGGTTGATGGAAAGTCGTCTATTCCACATCTGGCAGAACAAATGCAACACCAAGTAAAAAGTCACGTGGAAGGGACCGCGGGTGTTGTGGTCGAGAGCATTGCAGTCTATGTCGAGAACACTGTTGAGAAAACCAAAAGCCGCATGCGAATAGGGTAA
- a CDS encoding DUF2273 domain-containing protein, with protein MGKWWQELWQAYRGRLIGTTMGLICGFIYLAVGIWKTLLFLLFVGIGYSLGRRKDRHEELSDVIHRIMPTKWVRK; from the coding sequence ATGGGTAAGTGGTGGCAAGAGCTCTGGCAGGCATACCGCGGTCGCCTCATAGGTACAACCATGGGTTTGATCTGTGGATTTATCTACTTAGCTGTGGGTATATGGAAGACGCTTCTGTTTCTCTTGTTTGTCGGGATTGGGTATAGTTTGGGTAGACGCAAAGATCGTCATGAAGAATTAAGCGATGTTATTCATCGTATTATGCCGACAAAATGGGTGCGTAAGTGA
- the nusB gene encoding transcription antitermination factor NusB, which produces MSKKSKRRVMREKVVQTLYQLSFSPEKEEAEEVIAAQMNRLKEEDEEHRSFFLRLVRGVKAEEVQLDETLARYLKKGWSPNRLAKVDHRILQLAIYEIQFEEEIPPKVTVDEAVELAKTFSTEESSRFINGVLGNLVREAVQE; this is translated from the coding sequence ATGAGTAAGAAGTCAAAACGAAGAGTGATGAGGGAGAAGGTAGTGCAAACGTTGTATCAACTATCATTTTCTCCGGAAAAAGAGGAAGCGGAAGAGGTGATCGCTGCGCAGATGAATCGCTTAAAAGAAGAGGATGAAGAGCATCGTTCCTTTTTTTTACGCTTGGTGCGGGGAGTAAAAGCGGAAGAGGTTCAGCTAGATGAAACGTTGGCTCGTTACTTGAAGAAGGGGTGGTCTCCAAACCGTCTAGCAAAAGTGGATCATCGGATTTTGCAATTAGCCATATATGAAATACAGTTTGAAGAGGAAATTCCACCCAAAGTAACAGTGGATGAAGCAGTGGAGTTGGCAAAAACATTTAGTACGGAAGAGTCGAGCCGCTTTATCAATGGTGTTTTAGGCAACCTTGTGCGCGAAGCGGTGCAGGAGTAG
- the folD gene encoding bifunctional methylenetetrahydrofolate dehydrogenase/methenyltetrahydrofolate cyclohydrolase FolD has protein sequence MPQTGNIIDGKGMAAQIRSELKATVQTLSHQGTMPGLAVVLVGEDPASQLYVRGKIRACEEVGIYSEQIYLTSDVLEEEVLAVIDRLNDDQKIHGILVQLPLPVQIDPDRIIERIDPAKDVDGFHPQNMGRLVIGQHGFLPCTPHGIMEMLKRSDISITGKHVVVVGRSNIVGKPISFLLQREHATVTMCHSRTRELAHYTKQADILIAAAGKAHLLGRDHISPNTVVIDVGMNRLQGRKVVGDVDFEAVRELASHITPVPGGVGPMTIAMLLYNTVEAAKQRCKE, from the coding sequence ATGCCACAGACAGGGAATATCATCGATGGAAAAGGAATGGCGGCACAAATTCGAAGCGAACTGAAGGCTACTGTACAAACTCTTTCCCACCAGGGAACTATGCCCGGCCTAGCCGTGGTGTTAGTAGGAGAGGATCCAGCCTCCCAATTATACGTACGAGGAAAAATCCGTGCTTGTGAGGAGGTAGGTATCTACTCTGAGCAGATTTATCTCACAAGTGATGTTTTAGAAGAAGAGGTGCTAGCGGTCATAGATCGTCTTAATGATGATCAGAAGATTCATGGGATATTGGTACAATTGCCTCTGCCTGTCCAAATAGATCCAGATCGTATTATTGAACGGATTGATCCCGCTAAAGATGTAGACGGCTTCCATCCACAAAATATGGGACGGCTCGTGATTGGGCAACATGGTTTCCTACCTTGTACGCCTCATGGCATTATGGAAATGTTGAAACGAAGTGATATCTCCATTACTGGAAAACATGTGGTCGTTGTGGGAAGAAGTAATATCGTTGGAAAACCGATTTCCTTCTTGTTGCAACGAGAACATGCAACTGTGACGATGTGTCATTCGCGCACGCGGGAATTAGCGCACTATACAAAGCAGGCAGATATACTTATAGCCGCAGCTGGAAAGGCACATCTATTGGGTAGAGATCACATTTCGCCGAATACCGTTGTGATAGATGTCGGTATGAACCGTTTACAGGGAAGAAAAGTGGTTGGGGATGTTGATTTTGAAGCCGTTCGAGAGCTTGCTTCTCACATTACTCCTGTACCAGGAGGAGTGGGCCCCATGACGATCGCCATGTTGTTATATAATACTGTAGAAGCGGCAAAACAGAGATGTAAAGAGTAA
- the xseA gene encoding exodeoxyribonuclease VII large subunit, with protein sequence MSDDERREPKIDMLTEERQTFSVSELMQYMRDHLEKDGVLSRIWVQAEISNFRHHERGHMYFTLKDHTTQIKAVMFHGNNRRLRFRPKDGDQVLVRGYISVYERGGTVQLYVQYMQPDGIGDLYLAFQRLKEQLQAEGLFADELKKPLPHLPRRVGVVTAAGGAAIRDIVSTMQRRAPMVPLLIRSVPVQGEGAAEEIATAIDELGTRSDLDVLIVGRGGGSLEELWAFNREEVARSIVRSPLPIVSAVGHESDVTIADFVADVRAATPTAAAELVVPSLTEVQEQLISQQKRLWYALQQRIKQEGKRQEWLSNRLWQTSPTVRLKQWEQRLDIAMSSLHRSMGTYLEQKQRVMDRLHLRLYAQRAGIDGTAARDELSRLQQRLSQAMIENVKVRRVNRNHLLKRLDDLSPLKVMQRGYALISDEEGTPLRSVNQVKLQEKVIVRMIDGTIMASVIAKGEDSSE encoded by the coding sequence ATGAGTGACGATGAGAGGAGGGAACCAAAGATCGATATGCTAACGGAGGAACGTCAAACTTTTTCGGTTTCTGAGCTGATGCAATATATGCGTGATCATTTGGAGAAAGATGGCGTGCTCAGTCGGATATGGGTACAAGCTGAAATCTCTAATTTTCGGCACCATGAGCGCGGCCACATGTATTTTACACTTAAAGATCACACGACACAAATAAAGGCAGTCATGTTTCATGGCAATAATCGCCGTCTTCGTTTTCGTCCGAAAGATGGTGATCAGGTACTGGTGCGTGGGTATATATCGGTGTATGAACGAGGAGGTACGGTTCAGCTATATGTACAATATATGCAACCAGATGGAATTGGAGATTTATATTTAGCATTTCAACGTTTAAAAGAACAATTGCAAGCTGAAGGATTATTTGCTGATGAGCTAAAAAAACCCCTCCCCCATTTGCCGCGGCGGGTAGGGGTGGTTACAGCCGCAGGGGGGGCAGCTATCCGTGATATCGTGTCAACTATGCAGCGGCGTGCGCCCATGGTGCCTCTGTTGATCCGCTCGGTTCCTGTACAGGGTGAAGGGGCAGCTGAAGAGATTGCGACCGCGATCGATGAGTTGGGAACTCGTTCGGATCTGGATGTGTTAATCGTTGGTCGGGGGGGCGGATCTTTAGAAGAGTTATGGGCGTTTAATCGGGAGGAAGTGGCGCGTAGTATCGTCCGCTCTCCCCTGCCTATCGTTTCTGCTGTTGGGCATGAGTCAGATGTTACGATTGCTGACTTTGTAGCCGATGTGCGAGCGGCTACTCCCACGGCGGCAGCAGAACTGGTTGTTCCTTCGTTAACTGAAGTGCAAGAACAGCTGATCAGTCAGCAAAAACGCCTCTGGTATGCATTACAGCAGAGGATAAAGCAAGAAGGGAAACGGCAGGAATGGCTATCTAATCGCCTTTGGCAAACCAGTCCCACTGTGCGTTTAAAGCAGTGGGAGCAGAGGTTAGATATAGCGATGAGTTCATTGCACCGATCTATGGGTACGTATCTAGAACAAAAACAACGGGTGATGGATAGGCTTCACCTTCGTTTATATGCCCAACGAGCAGGAATAGATGGCACTGCGGCACGTGATGAACTTTCTCGTCTTCAACAGCGCCTTTCGCAAGCGATGATAGAAAATGTGAAAGTGCGTAGGGTAAACAGAAATCACCTTTTAAAGCGTTTAGATGATTTAAGCCCTCTTAAGGTGATGCAAAGAGGATATGCTCTTATAAGTGATGAAGAAGGAACTCCGCTACGTTCGGTAAATCAGGTGAAGCTGCAGGAGAAAGTGATTGTTCGGATGATAGATGGGACCATTATGGCATCGGTGATAGCGAAAGGGGAAGATAGCAGTGAGTAA
- a CDS encoding exodeoxyribonuclease VII small subunit, protein MSKPTTDFESLMTRLEQVVEEMERGEISLEEAVELFEEGTRLAKKCEEKLVRVEEKVAILMKKDHEWTETPFQLEGDAESL, encoded by the coding sequence GTGAGTAAACCAACGACTGATTTTGAAAGTTTGATGACGCGTCTGGAGCAAGTGGTGGAAGAGATGGAACGCGGAGAAATCTCATTAGAAGAGGCAGTCGAGCTGTTCGAAGAAGGGACAAGATTAGCAAAGAAGTGTGAAGAGAAATTGGTGCGAGTAGAGGAGAAAGTGGCAATTTTGATGAAGAAAGATCATGAATGGACCGAAACGCCATTCCAATTGGAGGGGGACGCAGAGTCATTGTGA
- a CDS encoding polyprenyl synthetase family protein: protein MNDFKLYLKEKEEVVHRALEESVAQWCDIPDSLKEAMAYSLLGGGKRLRPILVLLACEALGGEEKEALPFACVVEMIHTYSLIHDDLPAMDDDDVRRGRPTNHKVYGEWMAILAGDALLTKAFGQFASASRASSLAPEVALELIEKMSVSVGAEGMVAGQVRDIQSENKEITLSELETIHHRKTGDLISFSVCLGAQLAGANKSQLYALKEYAVRIGLAFQIQDDILDVIGDQEKIGKPVGSDEAKHKSTVTGLMGLEQARIWMERLAREAKTALQNEPSIKATPLLQLVDYLMQRDR from the coding sequence GTGAACGATTTTAAATTATATTTAAAAGAAAAAGAAGAGGTTGTTCATCGCGCTTTAGAAGAGAGTGTGGCGCAGTGGTGTGATATTCCCGACTCTCTTAAAGAAGCGATGGCATATTCGCTGTTAGGTGGAGGGAAACGCCTTCGTCCGATACTCGTGTTGCTAGCATGCGAAGCTCTAGGGGGAGAAGAGAAAGAGGCATTGCCATTTGCGTGTGTGGTCGAGATGATACATACCTACTCCCTCATTCACGACGATTTACCTGCGATGGATGACGATGATGTGCGTCGTGGACGCCCTACCAATCACAAGGTATATGGAGAGTGGATGGCGATTTTGGCAGGGGATGCACTGTTGACAAAGGCATTTGGCCAGTTTGCATCGGCTAGTAGAGCATCGTCACTCGCTCCTGAGGTGGCGTTAGAGTTAATTGAAAAGATGTCCGTATCTGTGGGAGCAGAAGGGATGGTTGCAGGTCAAGTAAGAGACATACAGAGTGAAAATAAAGAGATTACGCTATCTGAATTGGAGACGATCCATCATCGTAAAACAGGTGATCTTATCTCCTTTTCTGTTTGTTTAGGAGCACAGTTAGCAGGAGCGAATAAATCCCAGCTGTACGCATTGAAAGAGTATGCTGTTCGCATCGGACTTGCATTTCAAATCCAAGACGATATACTTGATGTCATTGGAGATCAAGAGAAAATCGGCAAGCCGGTAGGTAGCGATGAAGCGAAACATAAGTCGACTGTTACTGGTTTGATGGGTCTGGAACAGGCACGCATCTGGATGGAACGATTAGCGCGGGAAGCGAAAACAGCACTACAAAATGAACCTTCTATTAAAGCGACGCCGCTGTTGCAATTGGTTGATTACCTGATGCAACGGGATCGTTAG
- the dxs gene encoding 1-deoxy-D-xylulose-5-phosphate synthase: MNLEQIDSPEKLKQIPVEELPRIAEEIRQFLIESLSGTGGHLASNLGVVELTLVLHYLFDSPKDKFLWDVGHQAYVHKILTGRKSMFPTLRKYEGLCGFPKMRESEHDCWETGHSSTSLSGAMGMAVARDIKGENNKVVAVIGDGALTGGMALEALNHIGTEQRDLMVILNDNEMSITDNVGALHNYLGRLRTHKHYHKVKEDIENMLLKIPSVGEPLAKTLERIKDSLKYLVVSGVLFEKFGFTYLGPVDGHKIGELMECVRQGAKTKGPVLIHVITKKGKGYEPAENDAIAYHGVGAGKWETVAEKQIVKKSPPKYAKVYGNTLIRLAEQDPKVVSITPAMLQGSGLIEFDQRFPERSFDVGIAEQHATTYAAGLATQGLTPFLAIYSTFLQRSYDQLIHDIARQNLNVVIAVDRAGFVGEDGETHQGVYDIAFMRCIPNMTIMMPKDENEFQHMLYSASRYNVGPIAVRFPRGAGLGVPMDEQLQDIPLGKAEVVRTGTDVALLALGPMVDRANAAADYLAQEGISAQVVNVRFVKPLDEELLQDLYQRQLPIVTIEEGSRMGGLGSAVMEHYETEGQHNMMVKVMGVPDYYVEHGSVEEQLQEVGLTAEKIADAVRAIMPSKRQRA; the protein is encoded by the coding sequence GTGAACCTCGAACAGATTGATTCACCCGAGAAATTAAAACAAATACCGGTGGAAGAACTTCCTCGGATAGCAGAAGAGATAAGGCAGTTTTTAATTGAGAGCTTGTCAGGTACTGGAGGGCATCTCGCCTCTAATTTAGGTGTAGTAGAACTTACGCTCGTACTACACTATTTATTTGATAGTCCCAAAGATAAATTTTTGTGGGATGTCGGTCACCAAGCTTATGTTCATAAGATCTTGACAGGACGTAAATCCATGTTTCCCACCCTGCGCAAGTATGAGGGGTTATGTGGCTTTCCTAAAATGAGGGAGAGTGAACATGATTGTTGGGAGACTGGTCATAGTTCTACCTCCCTGTCTGGTGCGATGGGGATGGCTGTGGCACGTGATATTAAAGGTGAGAATAATAAAGTTGTTGCAGTGATCGGAGACGGTGCCCTAACCGGTGGAATGGCATTGGAAGCATTAAACCATATCGGTACGGAACAGCGAGATCTGATGGTTATTCTTAATGACAATGAGATGTCTATTACGGATAACGTAGGTGCACTGCATAACTATTTAGGACGTTTACGTACGCATAAGCATTATCACAAGGTAAAAGAAGATATTGAGAACATGCTCTTGAAAATCCCTTCCGTGGGAGAGCCGTTAGCTAAAACCCTGGAGCGCATAAAAGATAGTCTGAAATATTTAGTTGTTTCTGGTGTTCTCTTTGAAAAGTTTGGTTTTACCTACTTGGGGCCTGTCGATGGACACAAAATTGGGGAATTGATGGAGTGTGTCCGTCAAGGAGCCAAAACAAAAGGGCCTGTCTTAATTCATGTGATCACCAAGAAAGGAAAAGGGTACGAGCCTGCTGAAAATGATGCGATCGCCTATCATGGTGTGGGTGCAGGTAAGTGGGAGACCGTAGCTGAAAAACAAATTGTGAAGAAGAGCCCGCCCAAATACGCAAAGGTATATGGGAATACTTTGATTCGTTTGGCGGAGCAAGATCCTAAGGTTGTTTCGATTACACCTGCTATGTTACAAGGATCAGGGCTCATCGAATTTGATCAGCGTTTTCCAGAGCGTTCTTTTGATGTGGGGATTGCAGAACAGCATGCAACCACCTATGCAGCCGGATTAGCAACACAGGGGTTGACTCCTTTTCTAGCGATATATTCGACTTTTTTGCAGCGCTCTTACGACCAGCTTATCCATGATATTGCACGGCAAAATTTAAATGTGGTTATTGCAGTAGACCGTGCAGGCTTTGTAGGTGAAGATGGCGAGACGCATCAAGGGGTATATGATATAGCCTTCATGCGTTGTATTCCTAACATGACCATCATGATGCCAAAAGACGAAAATGAATTTCAACACATGCTATACTCCGCCTCACGTTATAATGTGGGTCCGATAGCAGTTCGCTTTCCACGTGGTGCAGGTTTGGGTGTCCCGATGGATGAGCAGTTGCAAGATATTCCATTGGGTAAAGCAGAAGTCGTGCGTACAGGTACAGATGTTGCTCTATTAGCACTAGGTCCGATGGTTGACCGTGCCAATGCGGCAGCGGACTACTTGGCTCAGGAAGGGATATCTGCACAGGTCGTAAATGTCCGGTTTGTAAAACCACTGGACGAGGAGCTTCTTCAAGATCTTTACCAACGCCAGCTCCCGATCGTAACCATTGAAGAAGGATCGAGGATGGGTGGTTTGGGAAGTGCTGTGATGGAGCATTACGAGACAGAAGGGCAACATAATATGATGGTTAAAGTAATGGGTGTTCCAGATTATTATGTGGAACATGGTAGTGTAGAGGAACAACTGCAAGAAGTGGGATTGACCGCGGAAAAGATCGCTGATGCGGTGCGCGCTATTATGCCGAGCAAACGGCAGCGGGCGTAA
- a CDS encoding TlyA family RNA methyltransferase, with protein MNVAKERLDVILVNQGLFESREQAKRAIMAGIVFVEQERVDKPGTKISTDATVTVTERLHPYVSRGGLKLEGSIKRFQLDLQGRIVIDIGASTGGFTDCALQNGALSVYAIDVGYGQLAWKLRQHPQVIVMERTNFRHMKPEDLQGPTPNFATIDVSFISLSHILPPLYRMLQADGEVVALIKPQFEAGRDAVGKKGIVRDPATHRDVLTKVTRMAMEIGYDVLGLAPSPIRGGEGNVEFLAYLKKGLAPTGEAPLLSHWIEQVILEAHEGKE; from the coding sequence ATCAATGTGGCCAAAGAAAGATTAGATGTTATTTTAGTCAATCAGGGATTGTTTGAAAGTCGCGAACAAGCTAAGCGGGCCATTATGGCAGGCATTGTTTTTGTGGAGCAAGAACGAGTAGATAAACCTGGAACGAAAATCTCTACAGATGCGACTGTAACCGTTACAGAGCGCTTACACCCTTATGTCAGCCGCGGTGGCTTAAAGTTAGAGGGGTCGATTAAGCGTTTCCAGTTGGATTTACAAGGGCGCATTGTTATTGATATCGGTGCATCGACAGGTGGATTTACCGATTGTGCGCTGCAAAATGGAGCCTTATCGGTTTATGCGATTGATGTAGGCTACGGTCAGTTGGCATGGAAACTGCGTCAACATCCACAGGTGATTGTGATGGAGCGAACGAACTTTCGTCATATGAAGCCAGAGGATCTACAAGGACCTACTCCGAACTTTGCTACGATTGACGTATCGTTCATCTCTTTATCACATATTCTTCCCCCGTTATACCGTATGTTGCAGGCGGATGGGGAAGTGGTGGCGTTAATCAAACCCCAGTTTGAGGCGGGAAGAGATGCTGTAGGCAAAAAAGGGATTGTTAGGGATCCGGCAACCCACCGGGATGTGCTGACCAAAGTTACACGGATGGCAATGGAGATTGGATATGACGTTTTGGGACTAGCTCCCTCCCCCATTCGAGGTGGGGAAGGAAATGTTGAATTTCTGGCATACTTAAAAAAGGGGTTAGCACCTACAGGTGAGGCCCCACTGTTGTCCCATTGGATTGAGCAGGTAATCTTAGAGGCCCACGAGGGAAAAGAGTAA